A window of Sphingobium herbicidovorans contains these coding sequences:
- a CDS encoding L,D-transpeptidase family protein, with the protein MNRPDLIRFCIPSLLGLAAAPALAQPPAVAPTLPSPAPPVVAPPTIVTPPPVQIPPPSPAQQAWLKEWLKGGTEQGLMARRKATRELGGEALISAVLDRAKALNTGRVDTADFLNIWALRPAAFDPRPGLARAIAEDRLPQWAAGLTPPYSGYEGLRRGLATYERIRDTGGWPALTAQSAPDAVRARLAIEDKSVQPGEKLSDALQRAQRRYGLNPTGLLDTRTLKELNVPVDDRIAAIMANMERWRWMPRQLPVNRVQVNIAAAVLTLFEGDQPVTSMRAVTGSPDNATPMLTSSIHSIVVNPPWNVPASIAKKELWPKGRAALIRQGYKIVGTPENGERIVQPAGPNSALGRLKFDFNNPFAVYLHDTPARAKFASYDRLASHGCIRLEKPVALAELMVQSDPKLAGQVQSLIDTGKTQRVQLPQEVAVYLLYWTAFASSNGAMNFRSDPYGWDKLLAQKIEASSSRMDPTVAPAPTVASKD; encoded by the coding sequence ATGAACCGTCCCGATTTGATCCGTTTTTGCATTCCGTCCCTGCTCGGCCTGGCCGCCGCGCCAGCTTTGGCGCAGCCTCCGGCCGTCGCGCCCACCCTGCCTTCGCCCGCTCCGCCAGTCGTTGCGCCGCCCACCATCGTCACGCCGCCGCCAGTGCAGATCCCCCCTCCGTCGCCTGCGCAACAGGCCTGGCTTAAAGAATGGCTGAAGGGCGGGACGGAACAGGGCCTGATGGCGCGCAGGAAAGCGACGAGGGAACTTGGTGGAGAAGCGCTGATTTCCGCCGTGCTCGACCGGGCCAAGGCGCTCAACACCGGGCGAGTCGATACCGCCGACTTCCTCAACATCTGGGCGCTGCGCCCCGCGGCCTTCGATCCGCGCCCCGGCCTGGCGCGCGCGATCGCCGAAGACCGCCTGCCGCAATGGGCCGCTGGCCTCACTCCGCCTTATTCAGGTTATGAAGGCCTTCGCCGTGGCCTCGCCACTTATGAACGGATTCGCGATACCGGCGGCTGGCCAGCGCTGACGGCTCAGTCAGCCCCGGACGCCGTGCGCGCACGCCTCGCCATCGAGGACAAGAGCGTTCAGCCCGGCGAAAAACTGTCCGACGCGCTCCAGCGGGCGCAGCGCCGCTATGGACTCAACCCCACCGGCCTGCTCGATACGCGCACGCTCAAGGAACTCAACGTGCCCGTCGATGATCGCATCGCCGCGATCATGGCGAACATGGAACGGTGGCGCTGGATGCCGCGGCAACTGCCGGTCAACCGGGTTCAGGTGAACATCGCCGCCGCTGTCCTCACCCTGTTCGAAGGCGACCAGCCCGTCACGTCGATGCGCGCCGTCACCGGATCGCCCGACAATGCGACGCCGATGCTGACGTCCAGCATCCATTCGATCGTCGTCAACCCGCCCTGGAACGTCCCCGCCTCCATCGCCAAGAAGGAATTGTGGCCCAAGGGCCGCGCCGCGCTGATCCGGCAGGGTTACAAGATCGTCGGCACGCCTGAAAATGGCGAGCGGATCGTCCAGCCTGCTGGCCCGAACAGCGCGCTCGGCCGGTTGAAGTTCGATTTCAACAACCCCTTCGCCGTCTATCTGCACGACACGCCCGCGCGCGCGAAATTCGCCAGCTACGACCGGCTCGCAAGCCATGGCTGCATCCGGCTGGAAAAGCCGGTGGCGCTGGCCGAATTGATGGTGCAGAGCGACCCAAAGCTCGCCGGTCAGGTGCAGTCGCTGATCGACACGGGCAAGACGCAGCGCGTGCAGTTGCCGCAGGAAGTCGCGGTCTACCTGCTATACTGGACCGCCTTTGCCAGCAGCAACGGCGCCATGAACTTCCGTTCCGATCCCTATGGCTGGGACAAGCTGCTCGCGCAGAAGATCGAGGCGTCGAGCAGCCGCATGGACCCCACGGTCGCCCCCGCCCCCACCGTCGCATCGAAGGATTAA